A single genomic interval of Primulina huaijiensis isolate GDHJ02 chromosome 7, ASM1229523v2, whole genome shotgun sequence harbors:
- the LOC140980305 gene encoding small ribosomal subunit protein eS1-like isoform X1, with product MFCIGFTKKCVNQQKRTCYAQSSQIRQMREIMVNQAQYCDLKDLVQKFIPESIGKEIEKATSSIYPLQNVYIRKVKILKAPKFDLGKLMEVHGDYSEDFGVKLERPTEETVAEVTEVIGA from the exons AGAAGTGTGTGAATCAGCAGAAGAGGACATGTTACGCACAGTCCAGTCAAATTCGGCaa ATGCGAGAAATCATGGTTAACCAGGCACAATATTGTGATCTCAAGGATTTGGTTCAGAAGTTCATTCCTGAGTCAATCGGAAAAGAGATAGAGAAGGCTACTTCTAGCATTTACCCTCTGCAAAATGTGTACATTAGGAAGGTTAAGATCTTAAAAGCTCCCAAGTTCGACCTTGGCAAGTTAATGGAG GTTCACGGCGATTATAGTGAGGACTTTGGTGTTAAACTGGAAAGGCCTACTGAGGAGACCGTGGCTGAGGTGACTGAAGTTATTGGTGCTTAG
- the LOC140981132 gene encoding calmodulin-1-like: MADAVLNEEQIVEFKEAFSLFDKDGDGCITIEELATVIRSLDQNPSEEELQDMINEVDSDGNGTIEFAEFLTLMAKKVKDSDSEEELKEAFKVFDKDQNGYISATELRHVMINLGEKLSDDEVEQMIREADLDGDGQVNYDEFVKMMMTIG, encoded by the exons ATGGCGGATGCAGTACTTAACGAAGAACAGATTGTCGAGTTCAAAGAAGCCTTCAGTCTATTTGACAAAGATGGTGATG GTTGTATTACCATTGAAGAATTGGCTACAGTGATAAGATCTTTGGATCAGAACCCAAGTGAGGAGGAGCTTCAAGATATGATTAATGAAGTTGATTCTGACGGGAATGGGACCATCGAATTTGCTGAGTTCTTGACTCTCATGGCCAAGAAAGTTAAG GACTCTGATTCGGAGGAGGAGCTCAAGGAAGCATTCAAAGTGTTCGACAAAGATCAAAATGGTTACATTTCTGCTACTGAG CTTCGTCATGTAATGATCAATTTAGGGGAAAAATTAAGCGACGATGAGGTTGAGCAGATGATTAGAGAAGCCGATTTGGATGGCGACGGACAAGTTAACTACGATGAatttgtgaagatgatgatgactATTGGTTGA
- the LOC140980305 gene encoding small ribosomal subunit protein eS1-like isoform X2 yields MREIMVNQAQYCDLKDLVQKFIPESIGKEIEKATSSIYPLQNVYIRKVKILKAPKFDLGKLMEVHGDYSEDFGVKLERPTEETVAEVTEVIGA; encoded by the exons ATGCGAGAAATCATGGTTAACCAGGCACAATATTGTGATCTCAAGGATTTGGTTCAGAAGTTCATTCCTGAGTCAATCGGAAAAGAGATAGAGAAGGCTACTTCTAGCATTTACCCTCTGCAAAATGTGTACATTAGGAAGGTTAAGATCTTAAAAGCTCCCAAGTTCGACCTTGGCAAGTTAATGGAG GTTCACGGCGATTATAGTGAGGACTTTGGTGTTAAACTGGAAAGGCCTACTGAGGAGACCGTGGCTGAGGTGACTGAAGTTATTGGTGCTTAG